One window from the genome of Eucalyptus grandis isolate ANBG69807.140 chromosome 7, ASM1654582v1, whole genome shotgun sequence encodes:
- the LOC104454512 gene encoding WAT1-related protein At5g07050 — translation MDKLKGCNKFLETSKPYFAMISLQFGYAGMNIITKVSLNHGMSHYVLVVYRHAFATAVIAPFALIFERKKQPKITFPVFMQIFVLALLGPVIDQNFYYAGLKLTSPTFSCAMSNMLPAMTFVMAVIFRMEKIDIKKVKCQAKVIGTVVTVAGAMLMTLYKGPIMEMVWPHAHPRQSSTSGTGSSGTSDKEWFLGCILLIIATLAWASLFVLQTKALETYRNHQLSLTSLVCFVGTLQAIAVTFVMEHRSGVWKVGWDMNLLAAAYAGIVTSSISYYVQGLVIKKRGPVFATAFSPLMMIIVAILGSFILAEKIYLGGVLGAVLIVIGLYSVLWGKHKEKQEEDRLKRLETIPEAVKGVQENGNNVTNGVSKDDIEDDIEMNGVGPQKVVIPMPMKAPQMMPKE, via the exons ATGGACAAGCTCAAGGGCTGCAACAAGTTCCTGGAGACCTCCAAACCTTACTTCGCCATGATCTCCTTGCAATTCGGATACGCCGGCATGAACATCATTACCAAAGTCTCCCTCAACCATGGCATGAGCCACTACGTGCTCGTCGTCTACCGCCATGCCTTCGCCACCGCCGTCATCGCCCCTTTTGCCCTCATCTTCGAGAG AAAGAAGCAACCCAAGATCACATTCCCTGTTttcatgcaaatatttgtcCTGGCACTACTTGG ACCGGTGATTGATCAAAACTTCTACTACGCTGGGCTGAAGCTCACTTCTCCAACTTTCTCGTGCGCAATGAGCAACATGCTTCCCGCCATGACATTTGTGATGGCTGTCATTTTCAG GATGGAAAAAATCGATATAAAAAAAGTGAAGTGCCAAGCGAAGGTCATAGGGACGGTGGTGACCGTGGCCGGGGCCATGCTGATGACGCTGTACAAGGGTCCTATCATGGAAATGGTGTGGCCGCATGCCCACCCCCGGCAATCTTCTACGTCTGGCACCGGCAGCAGCGGCACCTCCGACAAGGAATGGTTCCTCGGCTGCATCCTCCTCATCATCGCCACTCTAGCATGGGCTTCTCTTTTCGTCCTCCAA ACCAAAGCCTTGGAGACATACAGGAACCACCAGCTCTCGCTCACGTCGCTGGTGTGCTTCGTGGGAACTCTACAAGCGATCGCAGTGACGTTTGTCATGGAGCACCGAAGTGGTGTCTGGAAGGTCGGCTGGGACATGAACCTCCTTGCCGCCGCCTATGCT GGAATTGTGACCTCAAGCATTTCATACTATGTGCAAGGCCTGGTGATCAAGAAAAGAGGGCCGGTCTTCGCAACTGCTTTTAGTCCCTTGATGATGATCATAGTCGCCATCTTGGGCTCTTTCATCCTTGCAGAGAAGATTTACCTTGGAGG GGTGCTTGGTGCAGTACTGATAGTGATCGGGCTCTACTCGGTCCTGTGGGGCAAACACAAGGAGAAGCAAGAGGAGGATAGGTTGAAGCGACTGGAGACTATACCGGAAGCTGTGAAGGGTGTCCAAGAGAACGGGAATAATGTCACCAACGGAGTCTCGAAAGACGACATTGAAGACGACATCGAAATGAATGGTGTCGGGCCGCAGAAGGTTGTCATCCCCATGCCCATGAAAGCTCCCCAAATGATGCCCAAGGAATAG
- the LOC104454513 gene encoding probable carboxylesterase 15, whose product MVRQMQMVDEVPGWLRVYEDGSVDRTWTGPPEAKFMAEPVAPHEEFIDGVAVRDVVTDRKSGRRVRIYLPEDIPEADSAKLPVILHFHGGGFCISQADWFMYYNTYTKLAASARAICVSAYLRLAPENRLPAAMEDAYAALEWLISVARGESREPWLEEHADFSRVFLIGDSSGGNVVHEVARRAGEAEDLGPVRLAGAIPIHPGFVRAERSQSELEQPETPFLNRAMVDKFLSLGLPEGATRDHPLTCPMGRAAPALEGLRLPPVLFCVAEKDLVLDTEMEFYKAMKAANKEVELLVSRGMTHSFYLNKMAIDTDPATAEETDRLMAGVTEFIKKH is encoded by the coding sequence ATGGTTCGTCAAATGCAGATGGTGGACGAGGTCCCCGGCTGGCTCCGTGTCTACGAGGACGGCTCCGTCGACCGGACGTGGACTGGACCGCCGGAGGCCAAGTTCATGGCCGAGCCCGTGGCCCCCCACGAGGAATTCATCGACGGGGTCGCCGTCCGTGACGTCGTGACCGACAGGAAGTCCGGCCGCCGCGTCCGCATCTACCTCCCGGAGGACATCCCGGAGGCCGACTCAGCCAAGCTCCCCGTCATCCTCCACTTCCACGGCGGCGGCTTCTGCATCAGCCAGGCCGACTGGTTCATGTACTACAACACCTACACCAAGCTGGCCGCCTCGGCCCGGGCCATATGCGTCTCGGCCTACCTGAGGCTGGCCCCGGAGAACCGGCTGCCCGCGGCCATGGAAGACGCCTACGCGGCCCTCGAGTGGCTCATTTCGGTGGCTCGGGGCGAGTCCCGCGAGCCGTGGCTCGAGGAGCACGCGGATTTCAGTAGGGTTTTCCTCATTGGAGACAGTTCGGGGGGCAACGTGGTGCACGAGGTGGCTCGCAGGGCCGGGGAGGCGGAGGACTTGGGGCCGGTGAGGTTGGCCGGGGCGATCCCGATCCACCCGGGGTTCGTCCGGGCGGAGCGGAGCCAGTCCGAGCTGGAGCAGCCCGAGACGCCGTTCCTGAATCGGGCCATGGTGGACAAGTTCCTCAGCTTGGGGCTGCCCGAGGGCGCGACCAGGGACCACCCGCTGACGTGCCCGATGGGGCGGGCGGCGCCGGCGTTGGAGGGGCTGAGGTTGCCGCCGGTGCTGTTCTGCGTGGCGGAGAAGGACCTGGTGCTGGACACCGAGATGGAGTTCTACAAGGCGATGAAGGCGGCGAACAAGGAGGTGGAGCTGCTGGTGAGCCGCGGGATGACGCACAGCTTCTACCTGAACAAGATGGCCATCGATACGGACCCCGCCACGGCCGAGGAGACCGACCGGCTCATGGCGGGCGTCACCGAGTTCATCAAGAAGCACTGA
- the LOC104454514 gene encoding probable choline kinase 2, translating to MVASEYTMDSKDHIPEEAKKMLQSLASEWDDVLDSNALQVIRLKGAMTNQVFQIKWPARKDGVPRKVLVRIYGEGVDVFFDRENEIRSFEFMSKHGQGPRLLGRFSNGRIEEFIHARTLSAPDLRDSEISAHIAAKMREFHTLDMPGPKNAVLWDRLRKWLQAAKDMATSEEAKAVNLDAIEDEIVLLQRELAGKEHIGFCHNDLQYGNIMMEEDTKAITIIDYEYSSYNPIAFDIANHFCEMTADYHTETPHILDFRKYPGEQGARRFIRIYLSHSGHVPSEAEVEQLVQDVEKYTLASHLFWGLWGIISEHVNEIDFDYIGYARQRFERYWSTRPILLSSHGTSPSDGATDS from the exons ATGGTTGCTTCCGAATATACCATGGACAGCAAAGATCACATCCCTGAGGAAGCAAAGAAGATGTTGCAGTCGTTGGCTTCCGAGTGGGATGATGTGCTCGATTCAAATGCATTACAGGTGATCCGACTTAAGGGTGCCATGACCAATCAAGTCTTCCAAATAAAGTGGCCCGCCAGAAAGGATGGAGTGCCACGAAAGGTCCTAGTTAGGATTTATGGTGAGGGTGTGGACGTGTTCTTCGACAGGGAAAACGAGATCCGGAGTTTCGAGTTTATGTCTAAGCATGGGCAGGGGCCTCGTCTGTTGGGTAGGTTCTCTAATGGGCGAATTGAAGAGTTCATCCATGCACGG ACACTTTCAGCTCCTGATCTGCGTGACTCTGAAATTTCTGCTCATATAGCGGCTAAAATGAGGGAATTCCATACTCTGGATATGCCCGGTCCAAAGAATGCTGTTCTCTGGGATAGACTAAG AAAGTGGCTGCAGGCGGCCAAGGATATGGCTACTTCGGAAGAAGCAAAGGCTGTAAACTTGGATGCCATTGAGGATGAAATTGTTTTGCTGCAAAGGGAGCTGGCAGGGAAGGAACATATAGGATTCTGCCACAACGATTTACAGTATGGTAACATAATGATGGAGGAAGACACTAAAGCAATAACCATTATT GACTATGAATATTCCAGTTATAATCCCATTGCCTTCGATATTGCAAATCATTTCTGTGAGATGACTGCTGACTATCATACCGAGACTCCTCATATTTTGGACTTCAGAAAATATCCCGGTGagca AGGAGCGCGAAGATTTATACGAATATATTTGAGTCATTCAG GTCATGTGCCAAGTGAGGCTGAGGTAGAGCAGCTGGTCCAAGATGTTGAGAAGTATACACTGGCCAGTCATCTATTTTGGGGCCTGTGGGGAATAATATCG GAGCATGTGAATGAAATTGACTTTGACTATATCGGATATGCAAGGCAGAGGTTTGAACGGTATTGGTCGACCAGACCCATTTTGTTGAGCTCACATGGAACTTCTCCCTCTGATGGTGCGACAGACAGCTAA
- the LOC104454516 gene encoding protein MAINTENANCE OF PSII UNDER HIGH LIGHT 1 — protein sequence MACASQALMNTLISANGCTFNPSPRFFSGRYRPMKRQEPKPFAVRASADDADCNVEECAPDKEVGKVSMEWLAGEKTKVVGTFPPKTKDWSGYVEKDTAGQTNIYSVEPTIYIAESAISSGTAGSSADGAENTAAIAAGLALISIAAASSVLLQVNKNEPQVQRAAYSGPSLSYYIDKFRPPEIIQASVPSQIESAVVAQPEVSAPEVSQIQAASSDQPEASS from the exons ATGGCGTGCGCATCGCAGGCTCTGATGAACACGCTGATATCCGCGAACGGCTGCACGTTCAACCCGTCGCCGAGGTTCTTCTCCGGGAGGTACCGACCCATGAAGAGGCAGGAGCCCAAGCCCTTCGCCGTCCGGGCCTCCGCCGATGATGCCGACTGCAATGTGGAAGAGTGTGCTCCCGACAAGGAG GTAGGAAAAGTGAGCATGGAATGGTTAGCAGGAGAGAAGACCAAAGTGGTGGGCACTTTTCCCCCAAAGACAAAAGATTGGAGTGGATATGTTGAGAAGGACACTGCTGGTCAAACCAACATATACTCTGTTGAG CCTACAATTTACATAGCGGAAAGTGCTATAAGCTCGGGAACTGCGGGTTCATCTGCTGATGGAGCTGAAAACACGGCAGCGATTGCTGCCGGTCTCGCTCTTATTTCCATTGCCGCTGCTTCATCAGTACTCCTCCAGGTCAACAAGAACGAACCCCAGGTGCAGAGGGCCGCATACTCCGGGCCATCTCTGAGTTACTACATCGACAAATTCAGACCGCCAGAAATTATCCAGGCGTCGGTGCCGAGCCAAATTGAATCTGCAGTGGTGGCACAGCCAGAAGTGTCTGCCCCAGAAGTTTCACAGATTCAAGCTGCTTCTAGTGATCAGCCCGAGGCATCGTCGTGA
- the LOC104454517 gene encoding uncharacterized protein LOC104454517 isoform X1, producing the protein MASLGFRHPQFSEDLAWLPDWLQQNQSEFPAEQPFENAALFRENVGEERWSGLSSEDEGGYAGCRLFLSGEDGSPFLSGGKDGSPGSHAQSPGKVLHFHLRFSYNSGSQSQCTKSQESNASLAGIQSSKSTQIQRVENASQPVEKVRGSVHGENLRRHLKDADLDAAVELSIAASEAMAIHELVENDSALKSLPAAAVVEVALRVKEARLKGSEEVSNSVIKRTEEDIDLDDIAMLDAFKDVGLSFIDYNERGMSDFDISQVKETPSSQIHCENGSQREETRIDFNKMNAQEVSVLDKQPESDSLLEYSQYECRKSTFGDKDQGSPTFNVASHVDTMLHQSALKESFVLTVEKVGSGMVENALCERQEESFVNNISQCTGNTREYRQVYLTEERFQSRWLGGWSART; encoded by the exons ATGGCGAGTCTAGGGTTTCGCCATCCTCAGTTCTCCGAG GATCTTGCTTGGTTGCCGGATTGGCTGCAGCAAAATCAATCGGAATTTCCTGCGGAGCAGCCGTTCGAG AACGCGGCGCTCTTTCGAGAGAATGTCGGTGAAGAGAGGTGGTCGGGATTATCGTCAGAGGATGAAGGTGGATACGCCGGTTGCCGTTTGTTCTTGTCCGGGGAAGATGGTTCGCCGTTCTTGTCGGGGGGAAAAGATGGTTCACCGGGGAGTCATGCTCAGTCTCCTGGAAAA GTTCTTCATTTTCACCTACGATTCTCGTACAACAGCGGCTCACAGTCACAGTGTACGAAAAGCCAAGAATCTAATGCATCTCTGGCAGGGATTCAGTCTTCAAAAAGTACCCAGATTCAACGAGTTGAAAATGCATCTCAACCTGTTGAGAAGGTTAGAGGAAGTGTGCATGGAGAGAACTTGAGAAGACATCTCAAGGATGCAGATCTAGATGCGGCAGTTGAACTCTCGATTGCTGCATCTGAAGCTATGGCTATACATGAATTGGTAGAGAATGATTCAGCTTTAAAATCTCTACCTGCAGCAGCTGTTGTGGAGGTTGCACTTCGGGTGAAGGAAGCACGCTTAAAGGGATCGGAAGAGGTGTCCAATTCTGTGATCAAGAGGACTGAAGAGGATATAGACTTGGATGATATTGCTATGTTAGATGCTTTTAAAGATGTAGGGCTGTCTTTCATTGACTATAATGAGCGAGGCATGAGTGATTTTGACATTTCTCAAGTCAAAGAAACTCCGTCATCTCAAATTCACTGTGAGAATGGTTCCCAAAGAGAGGAGACaagaattgattttaataagATGAATGCGCAGGAGGTTTCGGTTCTTGATAAACAACCAGAAAGTGACTCTTTATTAGAGTACTCCCAATATGAGTGCAGAAAAAGCACTTTTGGTGATAAAGATCAGGGTTCACCCACCTTCAATGTGGCAAGTCATGTTGACACTATGCTGCATCAGTCAGCTCTGAAAGAATCATTTGTTTTAACTGTGGAAAAG GTTGGTTCTGGCATGGTAGAGAATGCCTTATGTGAACGACAAGAGGAATCATTTGTTAACAACATCTCTCAATGTACTGGTAATACTA GAGAATATAGACAAGTATATCTAACTGAAGAAAGATTCCAGAGCCGTTGGTTAGGTGGTTGGTCCGCAAG GACTTAG
- the LOC104454517 gene encoding uncharacterized protein LOC104454517 isoform X2 — protein sequence MASLGFRHPQFSEDLAWLPDWLQQNQSEFPAEQPFENAALFRENVGEERWSGLSSEDEGGYAGCRLFLSGEDGSPFLSGGKDGSPGSHAQSPGKVLHFHLRFSYNSGSQSQCTKSQESNASLAGIQSSKSTQIQRVENASQPVEKVRGSVHGENLRRHLKDADLDAAVELSIAASEAMAIHELVENDSALKSLPAAAVVEVALRVKEARLKGSEEVSNSVIKRTEEDIDLDDIAMLDAFKDVGLSFIDYNERGMSDFDISQVKETPSSQIHCENGSQREETRIDFNKMNAQEVSVLDKQPESDSLLEYSQYECRKSTFGDKDQGSPTFNVASHVDTMLHQSALKESFVLTVEKVGSGMVENALCERQEESFVNNISQCTGEYRQVYLTEERFQSRWLGGWSART from the exons ATGGCGAGTCTAGGGTTTCGCCATCCTCAGTTCTCCGAG GATCTTGCTTGGTTGCCGGATTGGCTGCAGCAAAATCAATCGGAATTTCCTGCGGAGCAGCCGTTCGAG AACGCGGCGCTCTTTCGAGAGAATGTCGGTGAAGAGAGGTGGTCGGGATTATCGTCAGAGGATGAAGGTGGATACGCCGGTTGCCGTTTGTTCTTGTCCGGGGAAGATGGTTCGCCGTTCTTGTCGGGGGGAAAAGATGGTTCACCGGGGAGTCATGCTCAGTCTCCTGGAAAA GTTCTTCATTTTCACCTACGATTCTCGTACAACAGCGGCTCACAGTCACAGTGTACGAAAAGCCAAGAATCTAATGCATCTCTGGCAGGGATTCAGTCTTCAAAAAGTACCCAGATTCAACGAGTTGAAAATGCATCTCAACCTGTTGAGAAGGTTAGAGGAAGTGTGCATGGAGAGAACTTGAGAAGACATCTCAAGGATGCAGATCTAGATGCGGCAGTTGAACTCTCGATTGCTGCATCTGAAGCTATGGCTATACATGAATTGGTAGAGAATGATTCAGCTTTAAAATCTCTACCTGCAGCAGCTGTTGTGGAGGTTGCACTTCGGGTGAAGGAAGCACGCTTAAAGGGATCGGAAGAGGTGTCCAATTCTGTGATCAAGAGGACTGAAGAGGATATAGACTTGGATGATATTGCTATGTTAGATGCTTTTAAAGATGTAGGGCTGTCTTTCATTGACTATAATGAGCGAGGCATGAGTGATTTTGACATTTCTCAAGTCAAAGAAACTCCGTCATCTCAAATTCACTGTGAGAATGGTTCCCAAAGAGAGGAGACaagaattgattttaataagATGAATGCGCAGGAGGTTTCGGTTCTTGATAAACAACCAGAAAGTGACTCTTTATTAGAGTACTCCCAATATGAGTGCAGAAAAAGCACTTTTGGTGATAAAGATCAGGGTTCACCCACCTTCAATGTGGCAAGTCATGTTGACACTATGCTGCATCAGTCAGCTCTGAAAGAATCATTTGTTTTAACTGTGGAAAAG GTTGGTTCTGGCATGGTAGAGAATGCCTTATGTGAACGACAAGAGGAATCATTTGTTAACAACATCTCTCAATGTACTG GAGAATATAGACAAGTATATCTAACTGAAGAAAGATTCCAGAGCCGTTGGTTAGGTGGTTGGTCCGCAAG GACTTAG